ATCGTTCGAAAACGAACTGAAAACTCGCAAGGCCGCCGATCCTGAAATAGCGCTCAACCTGAACGCGGACGATGCCGTTCAATACGGCATCGTGGCCAAGGTGATGTCATCGATAGAGCGTGCCGGCATTGCCAAGCTGTCGGTCCTGACTATCGCCAAGTAACCGATAAATCACCGAGTGGGAAGTGATTCAACCGGCCTGCCTGGGCCGGTTCAGGGATATTTTGTCCCGAACACACTGGATGCTCGCCAACCGCCGGGCTCAAGTTTTAAGAATAATTATTAATGAGTAATGACAATGAATTTTGACAGTAATCGGCAACCGACGGATGGCAGTGACGAACTGGCGTTGCTGAACGAAGAGCTGATGTGGCTGATAGCGTACGACAATCTTGATCAGACCATTTCGGTTGAAGATGCTCAAGCCTCATCAGACCAAACACGAAAAATAATAGGGATTAACACTAAACCTATACTGCTGAGCAGCGCGGCAATCATCATTGCCGGCGCTTCATTATTCACGCCTGATCATGCTTTCACTGACGATCTGGGTCTCGCCAATGCCAGCGCCTGCCAGACCAGTGTCGCGCTGCGCTTCCTGGACAAAAATAGCAATCCGGGTCTGGCCGCTGCGCTTCAGAGCCAAATTCTAAAATCCGAATCATGAAGTTGAACGTACAGAATACACATCCGATATAAGGAGATCACTAATGACAGATAAATCTTTAGCCCCAAAATTGTTGGCAATTGCCGGCGCCTTCGCTTTTGCCGGTCTGGCTCAGGCCGATGACCCTGTCACGCCCCCCATCCCTGGCGTGGCGGCCGGCGGCATCGTCATCGACCTGATCAAGGACGGCTTCAACGGCACGGAAGGGCCTATCGGCCTGGCGGACGGCAGCCTGTTGTTCACCGAGACCAATGCCAACCGCATTGTGCGCATCGCCCCCGACAATACCGTGTCGACGTTTCTGGAAAACTCGAACGGCGCCAATGGCCTTGCCTTAAACGCCAATGGCGAACTGTTCGCCGTCCAGACGCTGAAAACCCGCGTAGGCGTGATTCATCCGCAAGGTCAGGAGAAAACCATCGCCGAGAATTTCGAAGGGCAGGCTTTTCAGCGTCCCAACGATCTCGTTTTGGCCCGGAATGGCGGCATTTACTTTACCGACAGCGGCACGCGCCCGACCAAGGAAAACCCTAATCCGCCGGTTTCAAAACCGGGGCTTTTCTACATCTCGCCGCCCGGTTCTCTGACGCGCCTTGCCAGCGATATCGAGCGTCCTAACGGCGTTCAGCTCAGCCCCGATGAAAAGGTGCTGTATGTGGCCAATACCCAGGGCGAATATGTCCTCGCCTATGACATAGCCGACGACGGCTCGATCCGGAACAAGCGCAATTTCGCCAAGCTGGAAGGCTGGAAAAATACCGAGACCGGCTGGTCCAGCGGCGCGGACGGGCTGGCGGTCGATGCCGAGGGCAGGCTGTAT
This is a stretch of genomic DNA from Methylobacter sp. YRD-M1. It encodes these proteins:
- a CDS encoding SMP-30/gluconolactonase/LRE family protein, which produces MTDKSLAPKLLAIAGAFAFAGLAQADDPVTPPIPGVAAGGIVIDLIKDGFNGTEGPIGLADGSLLFTETNANRIVRIAPDNTVSTFLENSNGANGLALNANGELFAVQTLKTRVGVIHPQGQEKTIAENFEGQAFQRPNDLVLARNGGIYFTDSGTRPTKENPNPPVSKPGLFYISPPGSLTRLASDIERPNGVQLSPDEKVLYVANTQGEYVLAYDIADDGSIRNKRNFAKLEGWKNTETGWSSGADGLAVDAEGRLYVASNAGIEVFSSKGEALGVIPVPKKPQNLAFAGKDKKTLYVVGRGAAYRIPLLAAGYGGRAK